The genomic DNA AGTCTATCAGCTTAATCACACAATGCTTGATATGGCTATGCTCAGTGGGGCGGGCAGATCTCAGCACTTGGGTAGGGAGCCAAACGAATGAATCTTTCATGGAGAATCCTTGGCtctgtttgttcatttgaaagatTTACTCAAAAAGATGAATTTGTTCGCGAACTGCCCATCActaatatttgtaaatttggcaaGCCACCAACCAGCTCACCAGGAGCAATTGGgctttaggtgtcttgctcagggacacttcagcacacccaaggtgggatcgaactggcaaccctccgaccgccaggTGACTATTCTTACCTCCTGCTCTTACCCCTCACCTCCAATAAGTCAAACATATTCCATAATTTTGCATGCTATGTagtattcaaaagcaggctggctccttatttataagcatactgaataataaaatattttgagaatgtagtttgatgctcaccgatataaaatggggtcatgggaaaatgccctctattgtgaaATCAATAGTGTTTTCACTGTcatcctcagaaatattcactcagacgagagattccttaTTTAGACATAggtattgcaaaaaaaaaattttgttgtaaaaagtgtttgcggtcttgttttatgcaagcctaacaaactacaCACTATTgaaaacgtaatgtcattagctaaaatgcgtCAGCACTTCAACAACATGCCCATAGTCGGATACGATGGTGACATAAAACCAAGCCAGCTAAGACAGCTCTATGAAGAAAATATTTGGGATATAAAAATTGATTAGGCATCTAACAATAGCAACAGCAAGTTGAGTACAATTGTttctttactttttactttGACTCTTTGTACATCTGGCAACTGTTTCAGCAGTGTTTCTGGCTGCAACCAAGGCTGTATGCTACACATTTTGCTGctatcaattaacaaaaaaaaacttgatatgaaatacaaaatagaTAACAAGCAGATTATGATGAACTAACACAGTATgaaattttatatataaatgaacAAGCTAGCAAACGTTAgcaacaggaagcaggaagtaaaAAAATTGCAAGTTAATATTTGACAATTTCTTGTTATCATGGTGGAGGTTTGCGATGGGCAATCCtgctacaaatgactgctcAGCCTCAAccaggcaaaaaaataataatagcagtCAACTGGTAATTTCAATAAAGGCGCTACTTAAACAATGGTTATACATCCAGAGGCgtgacaaattatattttcccaACTAAAGATTTTCCCCACTTACAAACTATATCTCCAAACCAGAGCTAACTGTGCCTCTATATGTGGTGAGTCACCTCGAGATGCAACATGGCTGCCCCCTACAGTCAGAACCTCGCAAGTATTATTTCCCGGTGGCATTTTTTCCACAGAAGCAaaccgccaaatgaaacacaaaaccactgtgtACACACATTTTGCATAACAATTTAATGTTCAGGAATGCAGGCATGCAGAAATCACTACTGCAATACACTGTGTGGGGCTTAAATTGGGAGGCCTTCAACCAATCAGACTGCTATAGTACACTGTGTGGGGCTTAAACTGGCGGCATTCAACCACTCATACTGCAATAGTACACTGTGTTGGGCTTAAACTGGAAGGCATTCAACCAATCAGACTGCTATAATACACTGTGTGGGGCTTAAACTGGGAGGCATTCAACCAATCAGACTCCTACAGTACACTGTGTGGGGCTTAGAGTGGAAGGCATTTAGCCATTTATTGTATGAcaagggtttaaaaaaaatgtttgtctttatTGCTTTTAGAACATTTCCAGGTTTCCCTCACGTGCAATTTCAAAGTAATTTGCACCAAATTATCACAACTGACAGGAAAGCAGTCCAAAATCACACCCTCATAACGGGCCCAACTGCAGAAATGAGGTATTAGAGAAATCCCAGACTCCCTTTCTGTCGTCAAAGCATGACGGACCTCAAAGGTCCATGGGTGTCGTCCTCTCAAATATCCATGGCTGCCCATGACCACCTTAAGATAGCCATTTGAATGATATTGTAGTTATAACCATGTAAATGTTATGTCTAATGGTACTTTCTTGAATTTCAATCCACATTGTCATTTGTTAGGTTAACATTACACTTATAATTGAGTCTCTGTGCCTTCTTGGTAAtgtcacatttttgtattcctgagagttACACTGATGTTCTCCATTTCTGTATGTCACTATAGACAAGAACATCAGCTATGTGAttgtactgtagtgtaatataaacatgAAACCTGCTGATTCCTCAGTGAGTGCGCTCACATGCCCTgcaaagagagagagtctgagcgCACTCACacgccctgaacacacacagtctgagcGCACTCACacgccctgaacacacacagtctgagcGCACTCACacgccctgaacacacacagtctgagcGCACTCACacgccctgaacacacacagtctgagcGCACTCACacgccctgaacacacacagtctgagcGCACTCACacgccctgaacacacacagtctgagcGCACTCACacgccctgaacacacacagtctgagcGCActcacacgccctgcacacagGGAGTCTgagcgcactcacacaccctgaacacacacagtctggGCGCActcacacgccctgcacacagGGAGTCTGAGCGCACTCACacgccctgaacacacacagtctgagcGCACTCACacgccctgaacacacacagtctgagcGCActcacacgccctgcacacagGGAGTCTGAGCGCACTCACacgccctgaacacacacagtctggGCACGCTCACATGCCCTGCACACAGGGAGTCTGAGCGCACTCACacgccctgaacacacacagtctggGCACGCTCACATGCCCTgcaaagagagagagtctgagcacactcacacgccctgAAGACACACAGTCTGGGCACGCTCACATGCCCTGAACACAGGGAGTCTGAGCGTACTTGCTCAGAGAGAGTTTGAGTGCTCACAGGGCGGCCCCACCCGCGCAAACGGAGAGCTGGTGCACCTTGAGGACAGGCAGGGTGCTGATGTCATTGGCCGGCGGGCAGGAGGCGGGACGTGGCTCCTCCTGGGCCCAGCAGCACACCCTCAGCACCCGCGCcccagagggggaggggcccaGGAACACCCTCCAGTGGGCCCGGGATGGGGTGAGGGTGCCGGTGGAGAGACGGTGGCCCTGGCCCTCCGGGTGCGGCTGTGGGGGGACCCTGGCCTTGCGGCTGAGGCAGTGGACACGCAGAATGTCCAGGAAGGCCCTCTTAAACTCCTGACTGAAGCAAGGGTAGATGACCGGGTTGATACAGCTGTTGAAGTATCCCAGCCAGAAAGTGATTTTAAACACAGTGTCCGAGGGCCTGTAGGATGGGAATATAGAACCTGAAacgagacacagacacacacatacaaacacacacacacacatacacacacagagtacaggtCAAGGGCTGACATCTAATATGTGTTATtgctcatttgtattttgttatatCTTGAGTCCTGAATGGCTGCTTATGTCCCTAGGCCTAGTGGGatataacatattttaaaacagaaacacTTTGCAGTGCAAATTGAGTTATAGTTTCCTCTGCATCAAACACATGTAACTACGTTGTAAATTCACTGGCAAATTTAAATTGTCTGGCAACCAAGGCTACTGCCAGCTGTCAATGTGGCCTTTTTCAGGAGAGGCATATTAAAAATGGTGATCTTGATTGAAAAGCtacttttgtgttgttttttgttgtcaaCAGTCATCAGCATGGGTGTCAAGTGCACTTATGAAATAACAGCATATAGCAAAAATGATTAACTCAACAGCTACACAAACGGAGAGCAGCAGTCAGGTATTTAAAGTGAGAGGACTATTTACTGAAGACTTCCTAAAAGTGTGTGCACCTCTAAGAAGCCACTGATGTAGTGAGAGGGGCATGTATAACCCCAGGGCCCGGCTGTGTTCATACTCACGGCTGCAAAGACAGCAAGAGCTATTTGTTTTCAGATTGAATGTATCGGTGGAACAATGCTGGGGCTTTTAATTTGCAGAGTGCATTCACTGCTGGCTGCGTAATCTTTTCATATCCACAGGGGGTGTTATTTCATTACCTTTTGCCTTCCTCTCCAAGGTAAAGAAGGACTAGTCTCCATTTCCAAATGactgataaaataataataataatcctagcCAAGAGAGAAATATTTCATGCCAGACAAAGTCTACAATAcattgtatttctgttcatacGTAATTATGAGAAAGATTAAAGCCCAGACTTAATAAGGAGACAGTTGTAGCACAATGACACtcactgtattgtgtgtggtAAGGTGGTAAAGACTTTCTATTCACACAATCAAAGAAATTGAAAGCCTCAATTTTGCAGTCGTAAACACCTATGAAAATAGTCAGAAACCATATGGCATGCCTACAGGCGCTGAGAAATGGGTATGGAGCTGCCACaagaaaaagaacatttaaatgTACAGATCAGGAAATACAGGTAATAGCTTCTCATAATACTACAGCATAGGAATACAATGCCAACAGTGAGTAAGAACTTCGGAGTGGGTTCACATACAAAAATCAGTCTTCTAGGTATGCCTATGATAAAAGGTATAACAGTAGGCATGAGGAAGAAAAGATGGCATGCAAACATAAAAACTTTACATGGAAAAAAGACGCAGGTGGTGGTCCAACTAAGGAAAGCATATGAAGACCGAtagaaaatgtggaaaaatccCTGGAAAATTTGTGAGTCCTAGGGGTGCGGAAGGTATACACACAAAATGAACTTGTGATGAGAGAAGGCCTCAGAGAGTAAAACTATTCACAATTCATTATATACCCTACTGAATGCATATGCATCACAATTGTTTAAATTCAGAACTGCGTTTTTATACTATGTAACTAACTACTAGTTCACCTCGACAGAAGTCTTTTGTCCTTACGAAGATAGCGAATACATTAGAATAGAATGGAATggattaaacacattttcatatcTAGTCTGCTGTTCCTGTGCGCATTCCTTCATCCACACCCCACGGTGCTGTGGATTGTGTGCACAGCCCGACACCCTTCCctggcattgtgtgtgtgagcaataGGCTACATCAGTGCACAAAATGTTGTACATCACAGGTAACAGCAgattaaagggacaataggtaagatttaacataaaacattgttacaagaccattgtaaatcccttccattgaaaaaggctcactgacatgttgactcgcccactgcctgtgtttataaagtccttaaattctggtttcaaaatatacagtcgacgggccgtcactctgtaccaaaacattgcacagctgtacaatatttcgagtcattggttgaaaaattgttctaattgccacagccaatggcgtgggggggggcggttatTCTGATGTGTAgggtagctgcccaaattgctcTCCAGACAAGCTATTACTGAAACTCTGTATGCTATTGCTTAATATTCAAGCAAAGAATagatatctagttataaaacaataccagttcgctattgGTAGaagcaagcaaattagccatcgttagcttgacgaatttataaatatccacctgaggcaaacATAGTAGCGAGCATTGCGAGCATTGCTGCACATGCgttgtgcctcaggtggatatttgtaaattcggcaagctaactaatagctaatttgcttgttgctactgataaACTGatatcgttttataactagatatgtattcttcgcttggataataagcaatagtatacagagttaaTCACTTGTCTGGAGAGCAATTTTGGCTGCTACACGTTCCGTTTTATCACTTTACGTGTTGAATCATgggtgtttagctaaacctttatttgtctgaaaCTATAAGTTGCAGTTACATCGTTTGTGGggcactatcatatcttagctatatagccagctagttccatagccaaatacgcttgctcataatatagttggttagctaaagttaaaacttcaaaaagacaaaacataaatagtgttgtgcagcacactaaagtcatgAAGTCACTTATTACTAGAACAGTAAGAAAAGACAgttaactttccaaaacagtgcatgttgtggtttgagggtatttgctgctgcaattcctctcttgaccgttaggagtccgaaattacctattaaATCAATCAACCTTTATTTACACTTGGAAAAACACATTGAGGGACAAGGTGCCCTCTCTGCAAATGGACCAAGTTTACAATGAAGACATAATACACTCAGAATATGTTTGAATaccacaaaacattgaaaaaaaaacattgtttaaaaCATTCACAATTAGTACAATACAGGCCATTTACGAGCTCTCTAAAACTGTCACAAAGGAATCCAGCTTTAACATTCTTTGTAAATTATTCCAGGAGGTATGCTCTATCTAAAAGCAGCCTTTCCAAGGTCTGTATTCACTTTCGGAACTTGTACCACCAGCCAATCTTGAGTGAGTCTGAAAATCTCCAGCTCTGCATGTAAGAAACAATGTGAGAGAGGGTGGTAATCTATGGAGAAGAGTTTAGAGCTCTCCATGTAAGAAACTAtgcgagagagaaaaataagaaaaaacagtcaAAGGTAATAACTTCATTTTAAAGGCAACATATTTGGCCAATACAATGCAAatgttatcatttatatatgtcatgatgaaaaatgcataaatgtcaACGTCTGACAATACAACCCACTTATAATCCGTAGCTAGTAGCTAATAGTAGTTGATTTTTCAAATCAAAGGGATTTAGTAAACACATCCGCACCGACCCTAATTAGCCAATAGGTTTTGGAACTTTTAGATTACTTTATATTATCCTTAAATATAAATGTCTTGGTCTGGGCTTACTGTTAGCTTGTAGAACACAGATTACTGTACATTATCCTTAATATAAAGCATGTAGAACACAGTCATCCCCACCACAGCAGATCCTGTCTATCCACTCATTTTAACGGCATTGATGCTCAACACAAAATCATCAATGAATTCAAATTCGGATCCACTTTTGTGTTTCATTGATATCTTTTGCTGTATCTCACTCCTTTGGGCTCTTCCTCTGTTGTTAGTTAGGTAGTTAGGGATCCCAGCCATAGACTGTCAAAATCGTAGTTGAGGTTCACATTTCACAGTCAAAACTAGCTAAATTACCAACatcattttatgtattattatatataaaaaaacacctAACCAAATACATGCATTGCATATCAGTCTTGCatatcagaaaaaataaataggctacTGCTTTCAAAGAAAGTATCACAGATAATTTCATGAATAGTGTTTGCAATACATTCTCTGCACATATTTGTCATGGTCGGAGGCTGCTGTAATTGTCGTTTTAAATAAGTAATCATGAAGCCAAATTGTTTGTTTCATTGACAGTATATAATAGCACAGTAACTTCTCTGATATATAAATAAGTTTGAATAGGGCCCCAACATTGTGGGGCCCTCTCAGATATTGGGGGGATTGCAGCGTCTTGTAATCTGGACAGGTAAGCATGCCATATTTGCATCATTTTATGGGTTATTGGTATTTCCTACTGCAAAATTGCAAATGAGGGCATTTCATGTAATCGACTGTGTAATTAGTACATTTGTTAATTGGTCTCGGTATCTGTGACCACAAATGAATTGCAatagagcaaatatttttctaaatataaagTCAAAGTAAAAGGCAGTTCAAATCATGCATCTGCAACATTAAGAACACAGTAAGCTTATTATCACTACCATACACGGCTAAAATAGCGTAATTTGATGACCGTTATCCATTAAGAAATTAATTAGTTAATAGAAAATAACGATGAAGGTCCTTTGATCTAAACATTTTCTGGTTTTATACTTTTTGTGAAGCATCTTGCACTGGGCCTCTCCTGAATTTTTAGCCATATGCAAGTTTTCTACCTGATGCTAAGATTCGGGGGCTGACCGTCTGTGGAGTCCAGTGCGCacaagagcaggagagagcaggagtttAGGAGGGAACTCACCGATGGGCAGCACCAGGAAGAAGGGCAGCCAGCAGATCACAAAGCAGCCCACCACTATGCCCAGGGTCTTGGCGGCTTTCTTCTCGTGGGACAGCTTGTGCAGGCGCAGGGTGAAGTAGGCCCGGTTAGAAAGGGCCtcctccccctcgcccccctcctccagggTGGCTGCAGTGGCCGAGTGCCCGCGGTGCATCCTCAGAGTCACGCCCTCCGGGTCGGACGGGTCCTTCTTGCGTCCCTCCCTGAGGCCCCGCGACTCCCGGCAGGCGACCGCGTAGACGCGGCAGTACATGGCCAGGATGACGGCCAGCGGGATGTAGAAGGAGCCCACGGCGGAGAAGACGGCGTACCCCGGCTCCTGGGTGATCCCGCAGACCGTCTCGTCCTCCGGGGCCGGCTCTTTCCAGCCGAAGAGCGGGCCGACGGAGATGGTCCCGGCCAGGGCCCAAACCGAGGCCAGCGCCAGCAGCCCCCGCCGCTGCGTAACGATGGCGGGGTAGCGCAGAGGGTAGCTGACCCCGATGCAGCGGTCCACTGAGATGGCGCACAGGCTCATGATGGAGGCGGTGCAGCAGAGGACGTCCAGCGCCGCCCAGGCCACGCAGAGCCGCCGGCCGAACACCCAGCGCCCCAGCAGCTCGAAGGCGGCGGAGAAGGGCAGCACTGCCAGGCTCAACAGCAGGTCCGCCGCTGCCAGGTTGGCGATTAAATAGTGGGTCGGCGTCCGCAGGTGCCGGTGGCAGGCTACCGACAGGATCACCAGGGCATTGCCCAGCACCCCGAAAACCAGAAACACCCCGAGCACCAGCGCTAGCACCACCGCCTTGGGGATGTTGAGCTCTGCGGTGGAGGGTTGAGTGCCGTTGGGACAGTCCTGGGGCAGGCACTCCATGGTAAGGTTCTCTCCTGGGGCAGCCATCTTGGCTCTAGGGAGGCTGACACACAAAGCAGTGTCTTGGCTATTCTGTCCAGCTACTAGGAGaaacctgccattttctgcCCCAAGGTTCGGCCAGCGCTGCACAAACAATTCAGACCCAACACTGATATGAAGATAAGCAGAGCAAATATCAGCTATAAAAGACTTCCATTTTCTGTGTCTTCTGTACCATTCTAAGGGAAATCGCTATTCATATTTACAGCCTGTCCTACTGTGAATTGTGTTTCAGATAGACACTTGACAGAGGAGAAGAGATGCATTTTACTCCTATTTCAGGACATATGACAGACTCACTCTTGAAAAAATGAGAGCGGACAGAAAGATGAGAAGACTATATTCCATGTATGAAAGGGTGTAATTTGCAGTATCAGATTTAAACCGCAGGGGGTGGTCTAGCCAGCAGAAATCTTTAGACAACTGCAGCTTCGGAAAGACCAACACAGCTTGCTGGGATATTTATTAAATTCAGGTCCTAATACAGTTAtattaaaatggcaaaatataACTGACTTGAAGTAGAGGGGGTATTTTGGTCAGGCTGACTCCTGACCCCTAATTCTTGAGGAATGGGTGAGGAATGGAGGAACACCCACAGCAGACCCAGGAACAGCGGCtccccctgaaacacacagaagtAGAGCAGTGAGACCACAACCTGGCCAcatgaaaggttttttttaaacctattttacacttttctttcacagttcttctgcagaggTCTCACTTTCATTTAACTCACCTGGTAATCCCAGAGAGAGctgtggaaaatgtattttatcagGAAAGTTGTCTATTGCTTTAACCTTATCTTTTAccttatttaattaaatgaaaagaaatctGTAACAAttcatggggagggg from Conger conger chromosome 12, fConCon1.1, whole genome shotgun sequence includes the following:
- the LOC133141504 gene encoding alpha-1A adrenergic receptor-like, which gives rise to MSLTAPGLCPRSAPALPPLALPRLGLAGSLRLPSPPSHHSTAAPTGPPHSATNTVPELNIPKAVVLALVLGVFLVFGVLGNALVILSVACHRHLRTPTHYLIANLAAADLLLSLAVLPFSAAFELLGRWVFGRRLCVAWAALDVLCCTASIMSLCAISVDRCIGVSYPLRYPAIVTQRRGLLALASVWALAGTISVGPLFGWKEPAPEDETVCGITQEPGYAVFSAVGSFYIPLAVILAMYCRVYAVACRESRGLREGRKKDPSDPEGVTLRMHRGHSATAATLEEGGEGEEALSNRAYFTLRLHKLSHEKKAAKTLGIVVGCFVICWLPFFLVLPIGSIFPSYRPSDTVFKITFWLGYFNSCINPVIYPCFSQEFKRAFLDILRVHCLSRKARVPPQPHPEGQGHRLSTGTLTPSRAHWRVFLGPSPSGARVLRVCCWAQEEPRPASCPPANDISTLPVLKVHQLSVCAGGAAL